The Diaphorobacter ruginosibacter genome contains a region encoding:
- a CDS encoding FAD-dependent oxidoreductase, which yields MKEELTAQVLIVGGGPVGLTLAMDLAQRGIDVLLAETRERGEPPSVKCNHTSARSMEVFRRLGVAEALRNAGLPADYPNDVAYRTTFTGTELSRIPIPARDVRYSATGGPDTWWPTPEPPHRINQIFLEPVLFEHALAQPNLRILNRTRIDEFVQDEQGVTAQAVDLESDRRFTVRSQYMIGCDGGKSAVRKAIGAKLSGTAVVGRVQSTYFRAPDLYQRTGNQRAWATFSINPRRSGNVYAIDGRETFLLHNYLKSDETDFDSVDRDWAIREILGVGADFQYEILSKEDWVGRRLVADKFRDRRVFICGDAAHLWIPMAGYGMNAGIADAMNLSWLLAARLQGWGTEAILSAYEAERLPITEQVSNFAMKHAIALQAKREGVPAHLEDDDSCGEATRREVGQSLYDLNVKQYCCGGLNFGYFYDQSPIIAYDGTPQPGYTMDQFTPSTVPGCRTPHVWLDDGRSLYDAMGAGYTLLRTDPAVSTAPLEEAAAARGVPLKVMDVQSTEARGLYRHALVLSRPDQHVAWRGIRCPEDSLGLIDQLRGARQDAGAGVGA from the coding sequence GCGGCCCGGTGGGCCTCACGCTGGCGATGGACCTGGCGCAGCGCGGCATCGACGTGCTGCTGGCGGAGACCCGGGAGCGCGGCGAGCCGCCCAGCGTCAAGTGCAATCACACGTCGGCGCGTTCCATGGAGGTGTTCCGCCGCCTGGGCGTGGCCGAGGCCCTGCGCAACGCCGGATTGCCCGCGGACTACCCCAACGACGTGGCCTACCGCACCACGTTCACGGGCACCGAGCTCTCGCGGATCCCGATTCCCGCGCGCGACGTGCGCTACTCGGCCACCGGCGGGCCCGATACCTGGTGGCCCACGCCCGAGCCTCCGCACCGCATCAACCAGATCTTCCTGGAGCCCGTTCTCTTCGAACATGCGCTCGCCCAGCCGAACCTGCGCATTCTCAACCGCACGCGGATCGACGAGTTCGTCCAGGACGAGCAGGGCGTCACCGCGCAGGCGGTGGACCTGGAATCGGACAGGCGCTTCACCGTCCGCAGCCAGTACATGATCGGCTGCGATGGCGGCAAGTCCGCCGTGCGCAAGGCGATCGGCGCCAAGCTGTCGGGAACCGCCGTCGTCGGCCGCGTGCAGTCCACCTATTTCCGCGCACCGGACCTGTACCAGCGGACCGGCAACCAGCGCGCATGGGCCACCTTCTCCATCAACCCGCGCCGCTCGGGCAACGTGTATGCCATCGACGGGCGCGAGACGTTCCTGCTGCACAACTACCTGAAGTCCGACGAGACGGATTTCGATTCGGTCGACCGCGACTGGGCCATCCGGGAGATCCTGGGCGTCGGAGCCGACTTCCAGTACGAGATCCTGAGCAAGGAGGACTGGGTCGGCCGCCGGCTGGTGGCCGACAAGTTCCGTGACCGCCGCGTGTTCATCTGCGGCGACGCGGCCCACCTCTGGATCCCGATGGCGGGCTATGGCATGAATGCGGGCATTGCCGACGCCATGAACCTGTCCTGGCTGCTGGCGGCGCGCCTGCAGGGCTGGGGCACCGAGGCGATTCTTTCGGCCTACGAGGCCGAGCGCCTGCCCATCACCGAGCAGGTGTCGAACTTCGCCATGAAGCACGCGATCGCCCTGCAGGCCAAACGCGAAGGCGTGCCCGCCCATCTCGAGGACGACGACAGCTGCGGCGAAGCCACGCGCCGGGAGGTGGGGCAATCGCTGTACGACCTGAACGTCAAGCAGTACTGCTGCGGCGGCCTCAACTTCGGCTACTTCTACGACCAGTCGCCCATCATCGCGTACGACGGGACTCCCCAGCCCGGCTACACCATGGACCAGTTCACGCCGTCGACCGTGCCGGGCTGCCGCACGCCGCACGTGTGGCTCGACGACGGCCGTTCGCTGTACGACGCCATGGGCGCCGGCTACACGCTGCTGCGCACCGATCCGGCCGTCTCCACCGCGCCATTGGAGGAGGCAGCCGCCGCCAGAGGCGTGCCGCTGAAGGTGATGGATGTGCAGTCCACGGAGGCCCGTGGCCTGTACCGGCATGCGCTGGTGCTCTCGCGTCCCGACCAGCATGTGGCCTGGCGCGGCATCCGATGCCCCGAGGACTCCCTGGGGCTGATCGACCAGTTGCGCGGTGCGCGCCAGGATGCCGGTGCCGGCGTGGGAGCCTGA
- a CDS encoding tripartite tricarboxylate transporter substrate binding protein: protein MMNRRQWTLSLAALPAALATTPMAAMANEGKPVTIVVPYAAGGTTDMLGRLLAKELAPLLRRTIIVDNKPGAGSAIGAAYVAKAPADGSVLLVATSTTLAINPSLYRKLPYDPARDFVPVGMIGAVPLAVVTHASVPARTLEELVALSRSRREGLSYGSAGNGSPQHLAAEMLKAATGARLNHVPYKGSALAVTDLLGQQIDVMFSDIAPVLQHVKSGRLRALAVTSPRRQASMPDVPAVAESGIKGTADFDAVAWQSLVAPAGTSRELVGKMAAALSKVMSEASVRAQLARDGLEPGSIAPEQLAEYIRSETARWAAVVRFSGATVD, encoded by the coding sequence ATGATGAACCGACGTCAATGGACACTGTCCCTCGCGGCGCTTCCCGCCGCTCTTGCGACAACCCCGATGGCCGCGATGGCCAATGAAGGCAAGCCCGTCACCATCGTCGTGCCCTACGCTGCCGGAGGCACCACCGACATGCTGGGGCGCCTGCTCGCCAAGGAACTGGCACCGCTGCTCAGGCGCACCATCATCGTCGACAACAAGCCCGGCGCGGGCAGCGCGATTGGCGCGGCTTACGTCGCCAAGGCTCCCGCGGATGGCAGCGTGCTGCTGGTGGCGACCAGCACCACGCTGGCCATCAACCCGTCCCTCTACAGGAAGCTCCCCTACGATCCGGCCAGGGACTTCGTGCCGGTCGGAATGATCGGCGCCGTGCCGCTGGCCGTGGTGACGCATGCCTCCGTGCCGGCCCGGACCCTGGAGGAACTGGTGGCGCTTTCCAGGTCCAGGCGGGAAGGCCTGTCCTACGGCTCGGCCGGCAATGGAAGCCCGCAGCACCTGGCGGCGGAAATGCTCAAGGCCGCCACGGGCGCCAGGCTCAACCACGTGCCCTACAAGGGCAGCGCCCTGGCCGTGACGGACCTGCTGGGCCAGCAGATCGACGTGATGTTCAGCGACATCGCGCCGGTGCTGCAGCATGTGAAGAGCGGGCGGCTGCGCGCCCTGGCCGTGACGTCGCCGCGGCGGCAGGCCTCCATGCCCGACGTGCCGGCCGTGGCCGAGTCGGGCATCAAGGGAACGGCCGATTTTGACGCGGTCGCCTGGCAAAGCCTGGTCGCCCCGGCGGGGACGTCCCGGGAGCTTGTCGGCAAGATGGCGGCTGCGCTCTCGAAGGTCATGTCCGAGGCGTCGGTCCGCGCCCAGCTCGCGCGCGACGGGCTGGAACCTGGCAGCATCGCGCCGGAGCAACTGGCCGAGTACATCCGCTCCGAGACGGCGCGCTGGGCCGCTGTCGTGCGGTTTTCGGGCGCCACGGTGGATTGA
- a CDS encoding flavin reductase gives MTHTSDLPLAIDPRELRKVLSSFVTGVTVVTAVDAQGNYHGVTANSFNSVSLDPPLVLWSQALRAFSHPVYRDARHFAINILSSDQIDVSNRFAKSGEDKFSGIAIRKGLNGVPLIEGCLAYLECSRHAAHEAGDHMIFIGRIDRMECNGSRPLVFGSGRYLVAETHDHARLSKADAQNNRARLHAIRLATHAAVDLSSRLDVTVGVAVWGTHGPTIVHWEPSSQPVSMNLRTGAVLPVSESATGRVFAAWLDQGAVEPVLSAEALAQGASSDSLLQALEEDLQAVRASGNALVSGVSSFVDRENVSVTSASVPVFHTDGSLLAALTILGEAGQMDLGSDSEALRALKATASELTRRFQPAEAMAAG, from the coding sequence ATGACGCACACCTCAGACCTTCCACTGGCGATCGACCCGCGCGAGCTGCGCAAGGTGCTGTCCAGCTTCGTGACCGGAGTGACCGTCGTCACGGCGGTGGATGCGCAGGGCAACTACCACGGCGTGACGGCGAACTCCTTCAACTCGGTCTCGCTCGATCCGCCCCTGGTGCTGTGGAGCCAGGCACTGCGCGCATTCAGCCATCCGGTGTACCGCGATGCCAGGCACTTTGCGATCAACATTCTCTCCAGCGACCAGATCGACGTCTCCAACCGTTTCGCCAAGTCCGGCGAGGACAAGTTCTCGGGCATTGCGATCCGCAAGGGCTTGAACGGCGTGCCGCTGATCGAGGGGTGCCTTGCCTATCTGGAATGCAGCCGGCATGCCGCGCACGAGGCCGGCGATCACATGATCTTCATCGGCAGGATCGACCGGATGGAGTGCAACGGCAGCCGGCCCCTGGTGTTCGGCAGCGGCCGGTACCTGGTTGCGGAGACGCACGACCATGCGCGCCTGTCCAAGGCCGATGCACAGAACAACCGCGCGCGCCTGCACGCCATTCGCCTCGCCACGCATGCGGCGGTGGATCTCTCCTCCCGCCTGGATGTCACGGTCGGCGTGGCCGTGTGGGGAACACACGGCCCGACGATCGTGCACTGGGAGCCATCGAGCCAGCCGGTGAGCATGAACCTGCGGACGGGTGCTGTGCTGCCGGTGAGCGAATCGGCCACCGGGCGCGTATTCGCCGCGTGGCTCGACCAGGGCGCCGTAGAGCCCGTACTGAGCGCCGAGGCCCTGGCCCAGGGCGCATCGAGCGACAGCCTGCTGCAGGCGCTGGAAGAAGACCTGCAGGCAGTGCGCGCGAGCGGCAATGCGCTGGTGAGCGGTGTCTCCAGCTTCGTGGATCGCGAGAATGTGTCCGTCACCTCGGCGAGCGTTCCCGTCTTTCACACCGACGGCAGCCTGCTCGCGGCACTCACGATTCTGGGTGAGGCCGGCCAGATGGACCTGGGATCGGACTCCGAAGCGCTGCGTGCGCTGAAGGCCACGGCCAGCGAGTTGACCAGGCGCTTCCAGCCTGCCGAGGCCATGGCAGCAGGCTGA
- a CDS encoding fumarylacetoacetate hydrolase family protein, translating to MKLGTIRLNGTPTVIARVEGNIAVAVDMPDMEALIISGNEGLEKANNAINAARAGTAATIDVSAADWMAPNPRASKILGCAVNNKNLNQHAFKPMKSPMFFTKGRSALTGHNKPIVLLERHGRCIPEPEPVAVFGKLAKDVPQEKILDHIFGWTMTNDVTASGIKFGEDSIALNMDPKFTAPHHFAWREKFGDQDNYVYFVYHARSKAADTFASMGPWITTKDEVPNPNNLAIRGYVDGDMYCEDSTANYFFPVERVLHEANIWFTMEPGDCVHCGTASKGTPNHPKGNIGTFLSQYKNTEVEIESLGRLLNTIEQR from the coding sequence GTGAAACTTGGAACCATCCGCCTCAATGGCACCCCCACTGTGATCGCACGCGTGGAGGGCAATATCGCCGTCGCCGTTGACATGCCCGACATGGAGGCACTGATCATCTCCGGCAACGAAGGCCTGGAAAAGGCCAACAATGCCATCAACGCGGCCCGCGCAGGCACTGCCGCCACGATCGATGTGTCCGCTGCCGACTGGATGGCGCCGAATCCCCGTGCCTCCAAGATTCTGGGCTGCGCCGTCAACAACAAGAACCTGAACCAGCACGCGTTCAAGCCGATGAAGTCGCCCATGTTCTTCACCAAGGGCCGCTCCGCGCTGACCGGACACAACAAGCCCATCGTGCTGCTCGAGCGCCACGGCCGCTGCATTCCCGAGCCGGAGCCGGTCGCCGTGTTCGGCAAGCTCGCCAAGGACGTGCCGCAGGAAAAGATCCTCGACCACATCTTCGGCTGGACCATGACCAACGACGTGACCGCCAGCGGCATCAAGTTCGGCGAAGACTCCATCGCCCTGAACATGGATCCGAAGTTCACGGCGCCTCACCATTTCGCCTGGCGCGAGAAGTTCGGCGACCAGGACAACTACGTGTACTTCGTCTACCACGCACGCTCCAAGGCCGCGGATACCTTTGCGTCCATGGGCCCGTGGATCACGACCAAGGACGAGGTGCCCAATCCCAACAACCTGGCCATCCGCGGCTATGTCGATGGCGACATGTACTGCGAGGACAGCACGGCGAACTACTTCTTCCCGGTGGAGCGCGTGCTTCATGAAGCCAACATCTGGTTCACCATGGAGCCCGGCGACTGCGTGCACTGCGGCACCGCATCGAAGGGAACGCCGAACCACCCCAAGGGCAACATCGGCACGTTCCTGTCCCAGTACAAGAACACCGAGGTCGAGATCGAGTCGCTGGGCCGACTGCTGAACACCATCGAGCAGCGCTGA
- a CDS encoding IclR family transcriptional regulator, producing MSPRKTAQVVPPDETELPSIESGSAEPEAGKSPTVQSVEVAVQVLDGIADNNGLVRVNELARQLGMTKARVSRHMQTLLNLGLVARSPHEGYTFGWKLLQLGRAALQDSTLVDVAKPHMVRLRDEVNQTVILSVPAANGSVVLACVESLDITPVTVRIASMLVPPASPAGRLSLAYQPGLGRPAKSPLKHWPGFGAEYELDTGRGFGGVAAPVLDDRNNMVAAISIVAPSTALRPKPAASLVAALARCTAGIKAEYIGTTP from the coding sequence ATGAGCCCCAGAAAAACCGCCCAGGTCGTGCCGCCTGACGAAACAGAGTTGCCGAGCATCGAGTCGGGTTCCGCCGAGCCGGAAGCCGGCAAGTCCCCCACCGTGCAAAGCGTGGAGGTGGCCGTGCAGGTGCTGGACGGCATTGCCGACAACAACGGCCTCGTGCGCGTGAACGAGCTGGCGCGCCAGCTGGGCATGACCAAGGCCCGCGTGTCGCGCCACATGCAGACGCTGCTCAACCTGGGGCTGGTGGCGCGCAGCCCGCACGAGGGCTACACCTTCGGCTGGAAACTGCTGCAACTGGGGCGTGCCGCGCTGCAGGACAGCACCCTGGTCGATGTCGCCAAGCCGCACATGGTGCGTTTGCGCGACGAGGTGAACCAGACCGTGATCCTCAGCGTGCCCGCCGCCAACGGCTCGGTGGTGCTGGCGTGCGTGGAAAGCCTGGACATCACCCCGGTCACGGTGCGCATCGCCAGCATGCTCGTGCCACCGGCGTCGCCCGCCGGCCGCCTGTCGCTGGCCTATCAACCGGGCCTCGGCAGGCCCGCGAAGAGCCCGCTCAAGCACTGGCCGGGGTTCGGTGCGGAATATGAACTGGATACCGGCCGGGGCTTCGGCGGCGTCGCCGCCCCCGTGCTGGACGACCGCAACAACATGGTCGCGGCCATCTCCATCGTGGCGCCGTCCACCGCACTGCGCCCCAAGCCCGCAGCCTCCCTGGTCGCGGCGCTTGCCCGGTGCACTGCGGGCATCAAGGCTGAGTACATAGGGACAACCCCCTGA
- a CDS encoding IclR family transcriptional regulator: MNFAHRNKEEESPANDAGVRSVETAVRILELLAHHVGPARVTDIALRLSLGKPRVCRHLSTLESMGLARKVGRQGYVFGERLTHMAHHVLRERTLGEIVRPALEALCEETGQTVTWSVPSQEGAVVLQCFESSRASMSISVKAGTALRYPHSPAARLARSFQAAARGDEDVTRQSWSRYHELGVDYEIDTQRTGLGGIAAPVLSGDSVLGLVSLVMSSRLLMPKPSSQLIGALRRCVAVIQESVDQ, encoded by the coding sequence ATGAATTTCGCGCACCGAAACAAAGAGGAAGAAAGCCCCGCGAACGATGCCGGCGTGCGCAGCGTGGAGACCGCCGTGCGGATCCTCGAACTGCTCGCGCACCATGTGGGGCCGGCGCGCGTGACGGACATCGCCCTCCGGCTGTCGCTGGGCAAGCCCCGCGTGTGCAGGCACCTGTCCACCCTGGAGTCCATGGGCCTGGCGCGCAAGGTGGGACGGCAGGGGTATGTGTTCGGCGAACGGCTTACGCACATGGCCCACCATGTGCTGCGCGAAAGAACGCTGGGCGAAATCGTCCGGCCCGCGCTCGAGGCCCTGTGCGAGGAAACCGGCCAGACCGTCACCTGGTCCGTGCCGTCACAGGAGGGGGCGGTCGTGCTCCAGTGCTTCGAGAGCAGCCGCGCCTCCATGAGCATCAGCGTCAAGGCAGGCACCGCCCTGCGCTATCCGCATTCGCCCGCCGCGCGTCTCGCAAGAAGCTTTCAAGCCGCGGCTCGGGGCGACGAGGACGTGACCCGGCAGTCCTGGAGCCGCTACCATGAACTGGGCGTGGACTATGAGATCGACACCCAGCGCACCGGCCTGGGCGGCATTGCCGCACCGGTGCTCTCGGGCGACTCCGTGCTGGGCCTGGTGTCGCTGGTCATGTCGTCGCGCCTGCTGATGCCGAAACCGTCATCGCAATTGATCGGCGCGCTGCGGCGCTGTGTGGCGGTGATCCAGGAGAGTGTGGACCAGTAA
- a CDS encoding 4-hydroxyphenylacetate 3-hydroxylase family protein, protein MGIRTGKQFLEGLRDEREVYIDGRRVKDVTSDPAFRGAAQTIAELYDLQHAADTQDVLTQVDAATGERVARSHVLPTSKEALVTRGRALRRTAQHTCGLLARTPDFMNVGIAALAAARPVFDASPGGRSFGANITAYHQHVMRNDLTMTHVQVNPQVDRSKQVFEQKHDIALKVVKETDAGFYVSGSRWVGTLAQISDEVVVMPSVVITNDSKGEDYAFAFALPMATPGLKMVSRPSVVPYGAGHYLDNPLSQQFDEGDAVLIFENVFVPWERTFVYRDPDLCNKIYKLTYLGEHYTHQTMSRTIAKAEFMAGLAAYVARSIKVDIFPNVQGMLAELLIFLEMQQAFVDRAEATATETPFGTWAPNRWPLHSAQLNFHERYARMIDVVRTVSAGGLVGVPSYGETQGEIGELVEQYFASAGQTSKERIQLMRLAADASISAFAGRQVLYERYYQGDPVRRAIGYYMEYPKEELFGRVDAMLGRSFAKANLK, encoded by the coding sequence ATGGGTATCCGTACCGGCAAACAGTTCCTGGAAGGCCTCCGCGACGAGCGCGAGGTTTACATCGACGGCAGGCGCGTCAAGGACGTCACTTCCGACCCCGCATTCCGCGGCGCGGCGCAGACCATTGCAGAGCTGTACGACCTGCAGCACGCCGCGGACACGCAGGACGTGCTGACGCAGGTGGATGCGGCCACCGGTGAGCGGGTCGCACGCTCGCACGTGCTGCCCACGAGCAAGGAGGCCCTGGTGACCCGCGGCCGTGCGCTGCGCCGCACCGCGCAGCACACCTGCGGCCTGCTGGCGCGCACTCCCGACTTCATGAACGTCGGCATCGCCGCGCTGGCCGCGGCGCGGCCCGTGTTCGACGCCAGTCCCGGCGGCCGGAGCTTCGGCGCGAACATCACGGCCTACCACCAGCACGTCATGCGCAACGACCTGACCATGACCCATGTGCAGGTCAATCCGCAGGTGGACCGCTCCAAGCAGGTGTTCGAGCAAAAGCACGACATCGCGCTCAAGGTGGTCAAGGAAACCGATGCCGGCTTCTATGTCAGCGGCAGCCGCTGGGTGGGCACGCTCGCGCAGATTTCCGATGAAGTGGTGGTGATGCCCTCGGTCGTCATCACCAACGACAGCAAGGGGGAGGACTACGCGTTCGCGTTCGCTCTACCCATGGCCACGCCCGGCCTCAAGATGGTGAGCCGTCCCTCCGTGGTGCCCTATGGGGCCGGCCACTACCTGGACAATCCGCTGTCGCAGCAGTTCGACGAAGGCGATGCGGTGCTGATCTTCGAGAACGTCTTCGTGCCATGGGAGCGGACCTTCGTGTACCGTGACCCGGACCTGTGCAACAAGATCTACAAGCTCACCTACCTGGGCGAGCACTACACGCACCAGACGATGTCGCGCACGATTGCCAAGGCCGAGTTCATGGCCGGCCTGGCCGCCTATGTGGCGCGCAGCATCAAGGTCGACATCTTCCCCAACGTGCAGGGCATGCTCGCCGAACTGCTGATCTTCCTGGAGATGCAGCAGGCCTTCGTGGATCGGGCCGAAGCCACCGCCACCGAGACGCCGTTCGGCACCTGGGCTCCCAATCGCTGGCCGCTGCACAGCGCGCAGCTGAACTTCCATGAGCGCTATGCCCGCATGATCGACGTGGTGCGCACCGTGTCGGCGGGCGGCCTGGTCGGTGTGCCCTCGTATGGCGAAACACAGGGCGAGATCGGTGAGCTGGTCGAGCAGTACTTCGCCAGCGCGGGGCAGACCTCCAAGGAACGCATCCAGCTGATGCGACTGGCCGCCGACGCATCGATCTCCGCTTTCGCGGGCCGCCAGGTACTGTATGAGCGCTACTACCAGGGCGACCCGGTGCGCCGCGCCATCGGCTACTACATGGAGTACCCCAAGGAAGAGCTGTTCGGTCGCGTCGACGCGATGCTGGGCCGCTCGTTCGCCAAGGCCAACCTCAAGTAA
- a CDS encoding protocatechuate 3,4-dioxygenase (extradiol catechol dioxygenase that catalyzes the oxidative cleavage of substituted catechols; part of the bacterial aromatic compound degradation pathway): MARIVLGMGLAHTPQMHTPPEQWQTRIEADRKNPALWFRGKSYKWDALCAERAGENLAVQAEPEERERRHARANAAVEVLAEAWEKARPDVAVIMGNDQHELFVEDVMPAFTIFWGKEVQNMPSRDDQAARKPPGIHVAHHGHAPPQLLTHPGCPELGRHMIEQTMVDGFDVAQSQWLREADQRISFSTGMPHAYGFVYRNVMKDRVPPHVPVIINTFYAPNQPTAARCLALGRSVGKAIQSWDKDLRVAVIGSGGLSHFVIDEQFDHAFMDALVRGDHEATVNHPESWFQAGTSECKNWIAAAGALEGSGLKARVVDYVPCYRSEGGTGTGAGFVLWS, encoded by the coding sequence ATGGCACGCATTGTCCTTGGCATGGGCCTGGCCCACACGCCGCAGATGCACACTCCGCCCGAGCAGTGGCAGACGCGCATCGAGGCGGATCGCAAGAACCCGGCGCTGTGGTTCCGGGGAAAGTCCTACAAATGGGACGCACTGTGCGCGGAGCGCGCAGGTGAAAACCTCGCCGTGCAGGCCGAGCCCGAGGAGCGCGAGCGCCGCCACGCACGCGCCAACGCCGCGGTGGAGGTGCTGGCCGAGGCATGGGAGAAGGCACGCCCCGATGTGGCGGTGATCATGGGCAACGACCAGCATGAGCTGTTCGTCGAGGACGTCATGCCGGCCTTCACCATCTTCTGGGGCAAGGAAGTGCAGAACATGCCCTCGCGCGACGACCAGGCCGCGCGCAAGCCGCCGGGCATTCACGTCGCGCACCACGGCCATGCGCCACCGCAACTGCTCACGCACCCCGGATGCCCCGAACTCGGGCGGCACATGATCGAGCAGACCATGGTCGACGGCTTCGACGTGGCCCAATCCCAGTGGCTGCGCGAAGCGGACCAGCGCATCAGCTTCAGCACCGGCATGCCGCACGCCTATGGCTTTGTCTACCGCAACGTGATGAAGGACCGCGTGCCGCCGCACGTACCCGTCATCATCAACACCTTCTACGCGCCCAACCAGCCGACGGCGGCGCGCTGCCTTGCGTTGGGGCGCTCGGTCGGCAAGGCGATCCAGAGCTGGGACAAGGACCTGCGCGTGGCCGTGATCGGCTCGGGCGGCCTCAGCCACTTCGTGATCGACGAACAGTTCGACCACGCCTTCATGGATGCCCTGGTCCGGGGCGACCACGAGGCCACGGTGAACCATCCGGAAAGCTGGTTCCAGGCCGGTACGTCCGAATGCAAGAACTGGATCGCCGCGGCGGGCGCGCTCGAAGGATCGGGATTGAAGGCGCGCGTGGTGGACTATGTGCCCTGCTACCGCTCCGAAGGCGGCACGGGAACCGGCGCGGGTTTCGTGCTCTGGTCGTAA
- a CDS encoding fumarylacetoacetate hydrolase family protein: MKLLTFVSPRGERLGALTAAGHVVDIQDLAQAAGAAHAADMGSMLQLLRGGQAALDEVRALIGNAPADAGEPLSQVRLMAPLPLPEQIRDFANYELHVKQALRSSMRMRASAAADPAKEEEKLQASGIFTIPPVWYERPLYYKANRFSVVGHDADVIWPHFSNRMDYEMELAVIIGKKVKNATVEEAMDAVFGYTIFNDFSARDTQSQEVSFRMGPAKGKDFDTGNALGPWIVTRDEIADPYSLGMRVRVNGEERSRSVSGGMQHDIARSISFLSQSETLYPGEVLAMGTVGNGCGYESLTFLNAGDVVEIEVDGIGTLRNRLVRH; the protein is encoded by the coding sequence ATGAAATTGCTGACGTTTGTGTCCCCGCGCGGAGAGCGCCTGGGCGCTTTGACCGCTGCGGGACACGTAGTGGATATTCAGGACCTGGCGCAGGCCGCAGGTGCAGCGCATGCAGCGGACATGGGCTCCATGCTGCAGTTGCTGCGAGGCGGTCAGGCGGCACTTGATGAGGTGCGCGCCCTGATCGGCAACGCACCCGCCGACGCGGGCGAGCCTCTTTCCCAAGTCCGGTTGATGGCCCCGCTGCCGCTGCCCGAGCAGATCAGGGACTTCGCCAACTATGAGCTGCACGTCAAGCAGGCGCTGCGCTCGTCCATGCGCATGCGCGCATCGGCAGCGGCGGACCCTGCGAAGGAAGAGGAAAAACTGCAGGCCAGCGGCATCTTCACCATTCCACCGGTCTGGTACGAGCGCCCGCTGTACTACAAGGCCAACCGTTTCAGCGTGGTGGGCCACGATGCAGACGTGATCTGGCCGCACTTCTCCAACCGCATGGACTACGAGATGGAGCTGGCCGTCATCATCGGCAAGAAGGTCAAGAACGCCACGGTCGAGGAGGCCATGGATGCCGTGTTCGGCTACACCATCTTCAACGACTTCAGCGCGCGCGACACGCAATCCCAGGAGGTGTCGTTCCGCATGGGCCCGGCCAAGGGCAAGGATTTCGACACCGGCAATGCCCTGGGTCCGTGGATCGTCACACGCGATGAAATTGCAGACCCCTACAGCCTCGGCATGCGCGTGCGCGTCAACGGCGAGGAGCGCAGCCGCTCGGTCTCGGGCGGCATGCAGCACGACATCGCGCGCAGCATCAGCTTTCTCTCGCAGTCCGAGACCCTCTATCCGGGCGAGGTGCTGGCGATGGGCACCGTGGGCAATGGCTGCGGCTACGAATCGCTCACCTTCCTCAACGCAGGCGACGTCGTCGAGATCGAGGTGGATGGCATAGGCACGCTGCGCAACCGCCTGGTCAGGCACTGA
- a CDS encoding LysR family transcriptional regulator — protein MPPTDIRHLDIGMLRTFDALLAERSVSRAAERLFLSQSAVSSTLRRLRDAFGDPLFTRMAHGVEPTARAHALAPHVRAALSEIGKLLTAGRDFDPAQSDRIFRIHGSDNMGARVLPLLCKELAAMQSGIRILWEPADHRTCDALLRGDADMGLLPRFTPPEGLLTEVLHEGRHVLVARPGLLSGPVTLNQFCAAPQVVLGYGRSTIEDLVDQVVARARLRRYPQVALTSFAQIAALLEQSDHIAIFPEGVARAYAARLAVHALPFELPRYQLHLCSSLRSEADPALQWLRSQCRQVLRCPGDADPLELPGRS, from the coding sequence ATGCCTCCCACCGATATCCGTCACCTGGACATCGGCATGCTGCGCACGTTCGATGCGCTGCTTGCCGAGCGCAGCGTGTCCCGCGCCGCGGAGCGGCTGTTCCTGAGCCAGTCGGCGGTGAGCTCGACGCTCAGGCGCCTGCGCGATGCATTCGGCGATCCCTTGTTCACGCGCATGGCCCATGGGGTCGAGCCGACGGCCCGGGCCCACGCGCTGGCTCCGCATGTCAGGGCCGCCCTGTCGGAGATCGGCAAGCTGCTGACGGCGGGGCGCGATTTCGATCCCGCACAGTCCGACCGCATCTTCCGCATCCACGGCAGCGACAACATGGGCGCTCGCGTGTTGCCCCTGTTGTGCAAGGAGCTCGCGGCCATGCAGTCGGGCATCCGCATCCTGTGGGAGCCCGCTGATCACCGCACCTGCGACGCGCTGCTGCGCGGAGATGCGGATATGGGCCTCCTGCCGCGCTTCACGCCGCCCGAGGGCCTGCTAACCGAAGTGCTGCATGAGGGCCGCCACGTGCTGGTGGCGCGTCCGGGCCTGTTGAGCGGACCGGTGACCCTGAATCAGTTTTGCGCGGCGCCCCAGGTCGTCCTCGGATACGGGCGCTCAACGATCGAAGACCTTGTGGACCAGGTCGTCGCACGCGCACGGCTGCGGCGCTACCCGCAGGTCGCGCTCACGAGCTTCGCGCAGATCGCGGCCCTGCTGGAGCAGAGCGACCACATCGCCATCTTTCCCGAAGGCGTCGCGAGGGCCTACGCCGCCCGGCTGGCCGTCCATGCGCTGCCGTTCGAGCTGCCGCGCTACCAGCTGCATCTGTGCTCCAGCCTGCGCTCGGAGGCAGACCCGGCCCTGCAGTGGCTGCGTTCGCAATGCAGGCAGGTGCTGCGGTGCCCCGGGGATGCGGATCCGCTGGAGCTGCCGGGCCGCAGTTGA